The region CCGAGAGCATTAAAGAAGTTGAAGGACTCTGGGGAAATTCCTGGGTTGTGGTACGCATCGATCCCCAAAACCTGTGCCTGTGTTTCTTCAGGACTCTTTGCATAGTGACgttctttccctccttccagtCTATCTTGCAGCCAATGCAATGCTCCACGGCAGACCCCCTACAGGGGTGGGGGTCAGAGTAATCGAGCTTAGACTTGAGCGTGTATGTTTTGGTCAGCACCTCATTTGTGAAGTAGTGGTTGGGTTCGAAGGGAAATTCCAGCGCGACGGTGAGCGGCTCTCCGCGTTTTGAAAACTTGACTTTCACGTTCCTTGGGAGCTTTAGAATGGGCTCGCGGCATGTTTCTTAATCAGGGGAATGACCTCCTGGACGTTCTTTAAAACCGTGAGCCAGGAATCGGGGATCCCTATAGGATCCTCTTTCTCCCCATCCATATAATATCCTTGATTCCTTCATACTCCCCAAACACCTCCTCGACATCCTCGAAATCCTCCTCACAATACTCCTGCAAGTCATACTCCGGATTCTCCGGACCGTACATCTGAGCGTCAGAGTCATCTGACACCCCATTGCAGTCACAATCCGCGACCTTGGACTTCACCTCACATTCCTCTTTCGTGGGCTTGTACAGCGCATTGATGATCTGGCGTCTCTTTTCCAATAAGGGTCCATAGATGCCGGCAAATTTCCTCCCGATGGCATGAAATTCCCTCAGGTACTTGGCGTCTAGGCTGGCGGATTTAGCCTGAAGCTTTGAGAGCCTGCACTCGGTACTTAACCGCCAGAGGCAGGCTCTCTATAAAGTCTGCATCTAAAGAGTTCTCCATCAGAGACTGTGGGGTGGCTGCGGCTGCCACAGCGCCGAGTAATGGACTCGCTTCACCGGCTGCGCCGTGTTCCCCCAGCCCTTCCATCAGTAGCTTTTTGGCAGGAAAAGACTCACCGAAGTGGAGGTGACGGCTTGGCCTGGGCCGCAAGCACCAGCGGCGCGGGGCGGGGGGCCGCGGCTAGGGTGGAGGCGGAGGTGGCTGCGGTGGAGGAAGCAGCGGAGGGCCTGGCAGGCACGAAAAGGCAGCAGGCCTGAGGCGGAGGCAGGAGCAGCCGACTAAAGGTCTTTCCCACTATCTGCCTTGGCAAAAGGAGGAGGTGTGGCAAGCAGATTGCACAGATGACCCTCTAAGCTTTTTTTGCTTCAGAGCTCGCCCTATTTGCTGAGTAGCTGTGATTGACAAACCCTTGTCCAATGAACAATTAGATCCATCACATTTCTAGCGCTACCCACTTTCCCGGAGGTAGCAGCTCCCAAATTTTCTAGACGGGAGGGGTTTACTGAGGAGGATCTGGTGGGGGAGGAACAGACCGAACCTCTTTAATATTGGTCTTAAGTAAGCCTGAAAAAACTTTAACATAGGAGCGCAAAGAAGGGAGTGGAGGGGAGTTTTTAGAAGCCAGAAACGAGATTCGAAAGCCTTATATTCAAATACacaaaagagaaggggaaaaacgCTGAAATATTAACAGTTAAGATCTTTAGGTAATGTTTCTCTCCAAGGAACTGTTATTTTCCCATTTTGGCTTTTCAAAACCTCTATGAAGGGTGTGCAGTCTTTTTAGATGGGATCAACCCTGATAATATTTCCTGAGGAGAAGTGGGATTAAATGGAACGGGGATGAGGGTAAAGGAAGGCCTTTGGTGACCAGTGCCCACAGTCATATATGTATGGCTAGTTAACAGTTTACATATGGATTATCAGTGTCCCAGAGTGGTGATGCTGAATTGCCAATTACCCTTTTCCAATGCTGGTTCTTTTGCAGGCAAAGTAAAAGATGCTCAAATGTGAAGTGATATTACTGAATAGCAAAACATACGCCTTAAAATCCTgaataaattggaaatatttAATGACCCAGAGCTAGTAAAAAGGTTAAAAACACGATAATGTGCTCAGAAGATAGAATACCATGCGACATTACACATTCCCTAGGGTAGGCAGAAGAGTGTGTGTTTGTTCGGGGAGAGGTGATATTTCAAAACAGATCACATATAACTTAAAGACTTTAAGTTTTAAAGAGGATTTGTTATTATATTCCAGATTTAACATTTCACTTTTTAGTGTAATGCTCACAGAATACTTAGAGAGTTAGTGTATTTCTTTCAAGGTTTTtagatgtgtgtttgtgtgtgtttgttttagaaaattattaaaaaggtaTTGGTTCAGTGCTTCTCCTCACTGTACCTCACAAGCCTCCCTTTTAGATAATGGATTTCTAGGGACTGGTGACTGGTTGAttggttgttttatatttggCCTGGTGCCTGTGCCACCTCCGCACATCCAGATTTCCACTTAATAAACCCTCTTGATgataatgagaaagagaaagtggaggggaagaggagaagaaatgggagtacagaagaaggaagagaaagaggacaggGATGAAATTCTTCCCATTGGGCTACGAGGCCCATGTCAGGGAGTCACAAAATTGGTATACCCCGCGGCTGTCTTGTGTAGAGGCTGGGGCAAAGAGCTCAAGTAGAGTATAAAGGAATAATGTTGTTTTCCTCAGTGAATGTAGTGTCGATAAGTGAACACTcctattgtgtgtatgtgtatgtgcttgATTAAACATGCTTCATTTAAAACAGACTGAAGGCAAAAGTCTCGAATAATTTGCACAGTTTCAGTCAAGGTTCGGGTGCATGGGTCAGTCCCATAGTTCCATGGTTATGAGTCCTAcattactttgttttcttcttcttcttcttctttttttattctgtaattacaaaatcctttttccttttctggtaaTGAATATAATACaagcttattttagaaaatttggaaaaatgaagGATTTATAATGGATAacagaaaccaataacaaaaatcTCACCAGCCTGAGGGAATTAACCTGAACATATCGgtgcctttccttcttttcttctttgtgtgt is a window of Cynocephalus volans isolate mCynVol1 chromosome X, mCynVol1.pri, whole genome shotgun sequence DNA encoding:
- the LOC134368105 gene encoding LOW QUALITY PROTEIN: putative nucleosome assembly protein 1-like 6 (The sequence of the model RefSeq protein was modified relative to this genomic sequence to represent the inferred CDS: inserted 2 bases in 1 codon), whose amino-acid sequence is MEGLGEHGAAGEASPLLGAVAAAATPQSLMENSLDADFIESLPLAVKYRVXRLSKLQAKSASLDAKYLREFHAIGRKFAGIYGPLLEKRRQIINALYKPTKEECEVKSKVADCDCNGVSDDSDAQMYGPENPEYDLQEYCEEDFEDVEEVFGEYEGIKDIIWMGRKRIL